From the genome of Streptomyces ficellus:
GAGTGCAGGTGGCAGTCGCCCCGGTACCAGGCCCTGCCCCGCCCCCGCGCCCGCTCCGGCGGGTACACCGGGCGCCGGGCCCGCCCCGGCGGGCCGTACGCCAGGCGGACCGTCACCGTGTAGGCCAGGCCCTCGGGCGCCACGGTGTACGGGCCGAGCACGATGTGCCAGGTGCCCGCCCGGACCGGCCCGGGGACGTACCCGGGGGTGGCGTCGTCGGCACGGAGGAAGAACTCGCTGCGGGCGCCGCCCGACCAGCCCCGGAAGCCGCGCCCGCCCGGCTCGGTGCCCCGCTCGTCGAAGACGCCGATGTCCAGCGCGTTGCCCTGCGTCCCCGGCGGCACGGCGGGCCGCTCGTAGGCGTACGACACCCGCAACTCCCGCACGCCGGGAGGCACTTCGACCGGCAGGTACACGTAGTCCGGCGAACCCGGCGGCAGCGTGCCGCGCACCACCCGCTCCGTCTCCCCGGCGGCGAAGGCCACACCCCCGGCCGCCACCAGTGCCCCCGCCGCGCCCGTCACGAATCCACGTCTGGCCAGCATGCGTGCCACCCTCCTCGCGGCCGGTGAACATCCCGTCAATCCGGAGTGACGGTCTCGGAATTCACCGCCGAAGGCCATACGTTGGGCCGTCATGCGGATCGCGACGACGATTTTCCTCACCGACCGGACCATCACCCCCGTACGGCTCGCACGCGAGCTGGAGCAGCGCGGCTTCGCCGGCCTGTACCTGCCGGAGCACACCCACATCCCCGTCGAACGCACCAGCCCCTACCCGGCGGGCGGCGACCTGCCGCCCGAGTACGGCCGCACCCTCGACCCGTTCGTCGCGCTCGGCCAGGCCGCCGCCGTCACCGAACGGCTCGGGCTGGGCACCGGCATCACGCTCGTCGCCCAGCACGACCCGATCGACCTGGCCAAGCAGGTCGCCACACTCGACCACCTCTCCGGCGGCCGCTTCACCCTCGGCGTCGGCTACGGCTGGAACCGCGAGGAGGCCGCCGACCACGGCGTCACCTGGAGCACCCGCCGGGAGCGCGTCCGTGACCGCATGGCGCTGATGCGCGCCCTGTGGGCCGCCGAACCCACCGCGTACGAGGGCGCGACCGCCTCCGTGCGCGCCTCCTTCGCCTTCCCCAAGCCCGCCGGCGGCGCCCCGCGCGTCCTGGTCGGCGGCGCGGCCGGCCCGACCCGCTTCGCCCACATCGCCGAGTACGCGGACGGCTGGCTGCCCATCGGCGGCCGGGGCCTCACCGAGGCGCTGCCCGTGCTGCGCGAGACGTGGGAGAAGGCCGGCCGTGACCCGGCGGACCTGCACGTCGTCCCGTACGCCGTGCACCCCTCGCCGGGCAAGCTCGCGCACCTCGCCGACCTCGGCGTCACCGAAACCGTCGTCCAGTTGCCCCCGGCCGGGGAGGCGGAGGTGCTCCGGACGCTGGACGAGTACGCCCCGTATGTGTAGGCGACCCGCACTCGTATGCTCGGGGCCATGACCGACGACCTGGCCGGACGCCCCACCCCCAACGCCATGCGACGCGCCCTGAAGCGGGCCAGAGACGGGGTCGCGCTGGACGTCACCGAGGCCGCCGTCCTGCTCCGGGCGCGGGGCGCGGACCTGGACGACCTGGCCGCGTCGGCGGCGCGCGTGCGGGACGCGGGCCTGGCGGCGGCCGGCCGGGCCGGGATCATCACGTACTCGAAGAGCGTGTTCGTACCCCTCACCCGGCTCTGCCGCGACACGTGCCACTACTGCACCTTCGTGACCGTGCCCGGCAAGCTGCGGCGCGCCGGGCACGGGATGTACATGTCGCCGGACGAGGTCCTGGACGTCGCACGGCGGGGCGCCGAACTCGGCTGCAAGGAAGCGCTGATCACCCTGGGCGACAAGCCCGAGGACCGCTGGCCCGAGGCACGCGAGTGGCTCGACGCGCACGGCTACGACGACACCATCGCCTACGTACGGGCCATGGCGATCCGCATCCTGGAGGAGACCGGGCTGCTGCCGCACCTCAACCCCGGCGTCATGTCGTGGACGGACTTCCAGCGGCTCAAGCCCGTCGCCCCCTCCATGGGCATGATGCTGGAGACCACCGCGACCCGGCTGTGGTCCGAGCCCGGCGGCCCCCACTACGGCTCGCCCGACAAGGAACCCGCCGTGCGGCTGCGGGTGCTGGAGGACGCGGGCCGCTCGTCGGTGCCGTTCACCAGCGGCCTGCTCATCGGGATCGGCGAGACGTACGAGGAGCGGGCCGAGTCGCTGTTCGCGCTGCGCCGGGTGGCACGGGCGTACCACGGCATCCAGGAACTGATCATCCAGAACTTCCGCGCCAAGCCGGACACCGCGATGCGCGGCATGCCGGACGCCGAACTGGACGAACTGGTCGCCACCGTCGCCGTCGCCCGGCACATCATGGGTCCCTCCGCCTGCCTCCAGGCCCCGCCCAACCTGGTCGACGGCGCATACGCGCGGCTCATCGGCGCCGGCATCGACGACTGGGGCGGGGTGTCGCCCGTCACCATCGATTACGTCAACCCCGAGCGCCCCTGGCCGGCGATCGAGGCGCTGGCCGAACGGTCCGCCGCCGCCGGGTTCGAGCTGCGGGAACGGCTGTGCGTCTACCCCGAGTTCGTCACCCGCGGCGAACCCTGGCTCGACCCGCGCCTGCTGCCGCACGTCCGCGCCCTCGCCGACCCCGCCACCGGGCTCGCGAACCCGGACGCGGAGGTGCGCGGCCTGCCGTGGCAGGAGCCCGACGAGGGCTTCACCGCCTCCGGCCGCACCGACCTGCACCACACCATCGACACCACCGGCCGCACCTCCGACCGGCGCGACGACTTCGACGAGGTGTACGGCGACTGGGGCGCGCTGCGGGAGGCCGCCGCGCCCGGCATGGTCCCGCAGCGCATCGACACCGACGTGCGCGAGGCCCTCGCGGTCGCCGCCGACGACCCCACGCGGCTCACCGACGACCAGGCCCTCGCCCTGCTCCACGCGGACGGCCCGGCCCTGGACGCGCTGTGCCGCACCGCCGACGACATCCGCCGCGACACGGTCGGCGACGACGTCACGTACATCGTCACCCGCAACATCAACTTCACCAACGTCTGCTACACCGGCTGCCGTTTCTGCGCCTTCGCCCAGCGGCGCACCGACGCCGACGCCTACACCCTCTCCCTGGACCAGGTCGCCGACCGCGCCCAGCAGGCGTGGGACGTCGGCGCGGTCGAGGTGTGCATGCAGGGCGGCATCCACCCGGACCTGCCCGGCACGGCCTACTTCGACATCGCCCGCGCCGTGAAGGCCCGCGTCCCCGGCATGCACGTCCACGCCTTCTCGCCGATGGAGGTCGTCAACGGCGCCACCCGCACCGGCCTGTCGATCCGCGAGTGGCTGACGGCCGCCAAGGAGGCCGGGCTCGACTCCATCCCCGGCACCGCCGCCGAGATCCTCGACGACGAGGTCCGCTGGGTCCTCACCAAGGGCAAGCTGCCCGCCGCGACCTGGATCGAGGTCGTGACCACCGCCCACGAACTGGGCATCCGGTCCTCCTCCACCATGATGTACGGGCACGTCGACCAGCCCCGCCACTGGCTCGGCCACTTCCGGACACTGGCCCGCATCCAGCAGGAGACCGGCGGCTTCACCGAGTTCGTCACCCTCCCCTTCATCCACACCAACGCACCCGTCTACCTCGCCGGTATCGCCCGCCCCGGACCCACCACCCGCGACAACCGGGCCGTCACCGCCATGGCCCGCGTCCTCCTCCACCCGCACATCCGTAACATCCAGACGAGCTGGGTGAAACTCGGCGCGGACGGCGCCGCCGAGATGCTCCGCTCGGGCGCCAACGACCTCGGCGGCACGCTCATGGAGGAGACGATCAGCCGCATGGCGGGCTCCTCGTACGGCTCGTACAAGTCCGTACGGGACCTCGTCGCCGTCGCGGAGGCGGCCGGCCGCCCGGCCCGCGCCCGGACCACGCTGTACGGCCAGGTCCCCGAGGAGCGCCTGCGGGCGGCGGCCGCCTCGGACGGGCACCTGCCGGAGCTGCTGCCGGTCCTGACCGACTGACCCCGGGTCGGCGATGGCGGGCGCACGTCGTTCGGCAGTGCGGGGGACATGAGCCACGAACGCGTGGTGGACGCCCAGATCCGTACCTCTTGGGCGTCCGCTCCCATAACACTCCGGGCCCTGAGCGCCCCGCCACCTTCGATTACAGTGCTGCGCGCCGGAGTGTCGGCACGACGGGCGACGGAAGAGGTGCGAGGTGGGCGCAGCCGGGGCGGTCTGGGGCCGGGCCGAGCAGCAGGACTTCCGCGCCCGGGTGCGGGGGTGCCTCCTCGGCGCGGGCATCGGCGACGCCCTCGGGGCGGGCGTGTCCACGCTGTCCGTCGAGGCGATCCGGGCGGCGCACGGACCCGACGGGCTCGCCGACCTCGCCCCCGCGTACGGGCGGCGCGGCGCCGTCACCTCCGCCACCCAGCTGACCCTGTTCACCGTGGACGGGCTGATACGCGCCCAGGTGCGCCGCGACACCGGCGCCTGGCACCCGCCCACCGACGTCCACCGCGCCCACCTGCGGTGGGCCGCCACCCAGCGCGACTGGGGTCCGGACGAGCGCCGCAAGGACAACGGCTGGCTGGCCTGCGAGGAGTGGCTGTACGTCCGCCGCGACCCCGCCCACGCCACCCTCCTCGGGCTCGGCGACGAGATCCTCGGCACGCTGGACAAGCCCAAGAACCCCACCGCCCGCGACGCCGGCGCCCTGGTGCGGTCCGCGCCGTTCGGGCTGCTCGTCGGCTGGGAGCCGCAGCTGGTGTGCCAGCTCGCCGTGGAGTGCGCCGTCCAGACGCACGGCCACCCCACCGCCTACCTGTCGGCGGGCGCCTTCGCGGTCGTCGTCCACGGGCTGGCGCGCGGCGAGTCCGTCGACGGCTCGGTCCAGCGGGCGCTCGCCCAACTGGCCACCCGCCCCGGCCACGAACCGGTCAGCGAGGCGCTGAAGCACGCGCTGGGCGCCGTGCGCCAGGGCATCCCCAGCCCGGCGAGGATCGCGTCGCTCGGCGACACCGACGGCGAGCACGCGGAGGACGCCCTGGCGATCGCGGTCTACTGCGCGCTCGTCGGCGAGGACGTCCGGCACGGGCTGCGCCTCGCCGTCAACCACGACGGCCCGTCCGAGGCCACCGGCGCCCTCACCGGCGCGCTGCTCGGCGCCCTGCACGGCGAGACGGCCCTGCCGCCGGCCTGGCTGGCGGAACTGGAGGGCCGGCCGACCATCCTCGAGCTGGCGGACGACTTCGCCATGGAAATGACCCAGGGCCCCGCCCTCCACGGCCCCGCCACCTCAGCCCCCGGCTGGCTGGCCCGCTACCCGAGGGGCTGAACGGGGACGGTACGGGGCGGGCCCGCACCGGTGGGGCGGGCCCTCGGCGGGGCGGGCCCCTGGAGCCGGGCCCCTGGCGCCGGGCCCCTGGAGCCGGGCTCCTGGCGGGGTGGGCCTACCGCATGAGTTCGCCCGCGTTCACCAGGAGCGACTGGCCCGTGATCGCGCGGGCGTGGTCGGAGGCGAGGAAGACCGCCGCGTCGGCCACGTCCGCGTCCGTGGCGAGCTCGGGCAGTGCCATCCGCCCGGTCAGCCGGCCCAGCACCTCACTCTCCGGTGTGCCCTCGGTCTCGGCCGTGTACCGCACGTACCCCTGGACCGGCGGACCCCACATCCAGCCCGGGACCACGGTGTTGACGCGGATCCGGTACGGCCCGAGTTCGCGGGCCAGCGAGTACATCGCGGACGTCAGCGCGCCCTTGGACGCCGCGTAGGCCGCCTGCCGGACCTCGGAGGGCGCGGCCACCGCCGACTGCGTACCGATGAGGACCACGGAACCGCCGCGCTTCTTCAGCGCCGGCAGGCAGGCGCGCGTCATCCGCAGGGTGCCCAGCAGGTTGACGTCCAGCACGTCCCGCCAGGCGCCGAAGTCGGCGTCCTCCAGCCCGCCGAAGTGGCTGTCGTACGCCGCCACGTGCACGACCGCGTCGATCCCGCCGAACCTGGCGACGGCGAGCGCGGCCAGCGCCTCGCACCGCCCCTCGTCGGTGATGTCGGTGGCGAGGTGCGCGCTGCGCCGCCCCTCGGGGTCGATCCGGCCGGCGCACGCGGCCAGGTTCGCCTCGGTGCGGGCGCCCAGCACCACGTTGCCCCCGTCCCGCAGGACGGCCGCGGCGACCTGGTGGCCCAGGCCCGGGCCGACACCGGACACGATCACGGTCCTGTCGCGCAGCGTCATCCGGTGCCTCCCCGGCTCTGGTGGCTCATCTGACGAACCGTCAGAGTAGGGCGCATGAGCGACGACGACAACGGCGACGACACCGGCGAGGACTACGCGCGGCTGGCCGCCGTGGGCCCCTACGGGGTGCGCCCCGGCCACGCCCTGATCACCATGGTCGAGCCGCACCCCGGCCACGAACACGCCTACAACCGCTGGTACGAGGACGACCACTTCTACGCGGGCGCCATGGCCATGCCGTGGATCTACGCGGGACGCCGCTGGGTCGCCACCCGCGAGCTGCAACTCCTGCGCACCCCCGAGAAGTCCGCCGTCGCGGTGCCGGTGACCGCGGGCTGCTACCTCTCCACGTACTGGATCACCGAGGGCCGCTACGACGACCACATGAGGTGGACCGTCGCCATCAACAAGCGCCTCAACCGCGACGGGCGCGTCCACCAGGCCCGTACCCACGTCTTCACCGCGTTCCAGGACCACGCGGCCACCGTCTACCGCGACGGCGCCACCGGCCCCCGCGACCACCACGCGCTCGACCACCCCTACGCCGGCCTCGTCCTCCAGGTCATCGACACCGACGGCCCCGCCCCACGCGCCGAACTGCTGCACTGGCTCCGCACCGACCACCTGCCCCGGCGCCTCGCCGGCTCCCCGGCCGCGATGGTCGCCGTCTTCCGCCCCACGCCCCTCCCGGGCGACCGGATGACCTACGTCAAGCAGGTCGAGGGCGTCGACTCGCGCCTCACCCTCCTCTGGTTCCTCGACCAGGACCCCCGCGCCTGCTGGCACGACCACTTCACCACCCTGGGCGCCCCGCAAGCGGGCACCTGGGGCCGCACGGAGTTGGTCGCCCCCTTCATCCCCACGGTCCCGGGCACGGACCGGTACGTGGACGAGTTGCGTTAGCGCACGACCGAGCCCCCTCGGCCGGGACGGCGGACCAGTCGAGAGGGCTCATCGGTGACGCGGGGAGGGACAGGCTCAAAGAGTTCCCGAGCTCACTTCGCGCACGAACGCGTTCCACGACTCGGGGACGAAGGTGATCGACGGACCGGCGGGGGCCTTCGAGTCCCGGACCGCGATCGACGCGACGACGGGGGACTTCACTTCGACGCACGCGCCGTTCCCGCCGGAGTACGAGGACTTGGTCCAGTTCTCCGTGGCGCCCTGAATGATTGCCATCTTTTCCGCTCCGGTTCTCGACTGTGACAGCAGTGACTCACACCGGCCTGACCTGCAGGCTGGCGTGATCGACGCTACTGGTCCGGATCTGCGCGCGGGACGGGCGTTCACTCGACCGGATGGCATATTCCATGCGGGTCTTCCGCTGGAAGCCGGTCGGGGTGTACCGTACCGGCTTCTTCCCCGGCGGGCTGGGTCAATCCCCTCGAACCGGGCGGAGATCGACGGATGAGCAAGCATCCCCATAAAGCCGCCTTCGCGGCGTCAGGAGCCCCACGACAATCGTGGCCTCACGGCACCCGTGGCCTCACGCAGTCGCGTCCGTATAGCTCTTGATCACCCCGCCGATGAACTGCCGCGTCTGCTCCACGTTCAACGCCTGGGCGCGCAGGTGCTCGTACATCACGCTGTACCGCTGCACGTCGTTCGCCTTCTCCAGGTACAGGTCGCTGGTGACACCCTCGATGTAGACGACCGACGAGTCGGACGCGTCCGGGAACTCCAGGATCGCGTAGTGGCCGCTGATGCCCGGGTGCGCGCCCATGCTGAACGGCAGGACCTGCACGGTGACGTGCGGCAGGTGGGACTGCTCGACCAGGTGCTCCAGCTGCTCGATCATCAACTGCCGGTCGCCGACCTCCCGGCGCAGCGCCGACTCGTCGATCACCGCCCACAGGCGCAGTGGCGTTTCCGCGTCCCTGATGCGTTCCTGGCGGCGCGCCCGGACGTTGACCCGCTTGTCGATGTCGGCCGGCGTCGACTCCGGCAGGGCGCCGGTGATCAGCGCCTCGGCGTACTGCCGGGTCTGCAGCAACCCGGGCACCACCTGCGGCTCGTACACCCGCAGCGAGGCCGCGTCCGTCTCCAGGCCGATGTAGACGCTGTACGGGATGTCGCCGAACGCGTGCCACCAGCCCTGCTGGCGCGAGTCCTTGGCCATCTGCATCAGCGAATCGACGATACGGTGGTCCTCGACCTCGTACACCCCGCACAAGTCGCGTACGTCACGCTGGCTGATGGAGCGGCGGCCGTTCTCGAGGCGGCTGATCTTCGACTGCGAGACGAGCAGTCGCTCCGCCACCTCCTCCGCCGTCATGCCCTTGAGCTCACGCAGCCGGCGCAGCTCCTGGCCCAATCTGCGTCGCCTGACGGTGGGGTTGACGTTGGACGGCACGGGAAACTGCACCTCCGGCTGTTTGGCTGCGGTAGCTGGCGTAGCTCTGCGTATCTACTGCTCAGCAGACTGCCACCAATGGGCTTTGCGCGCTGGAAAATGGCCACACGCGCCCCTCTGCGTACGCACGTGCGGACACGTGCGCGGGCACGCGCGAGCGCGCGGGGCGGCTGTCGTGACCGCCCCGCGCGCTCGTGGGGTGTGCGCCTGGTGCTCGTTCCCGCCTTGCCGGTGGTGCGGTGTCGCCCGTCCCGGTGTCGCTCGTGTCCGTGGTGCTGCTCAGTGCGCCACGACGCGGGCCATCGATCCGCTCCGTGACTGCGGCTGCATCGGCATGGCCGTGCGACCACCGCCTCCGGCGCCCGAGCCGCGGCGTGGCTGTGCGCCCACGCCGTTCTGGACGTCCATCACGGCGTGCGCCACGAGACCGCCCATCGGGTCGTGCCTGATCAGGTCCCGGAGCCGGGAGCGCGAGGAACGCCCCTCGTTGCCGGGGTAGAGGTGCTTGCCGAGACCGACCGCGTGGGCCAGCGCGGCGAGCGCCGCGGTCCGCGGGTCCGGCGGTACACCGGTGCGGATCGCACTGTCCAGCCGGGCTCTGATCTCCCGGCTGATCGCCGTCTCCGTCGCCTGGTAGCGCGTCGTCGGCAGCACCCCGCACATCTGGCCCTCGACGGCATGCACCATGCCGCACCGTTCCAGATGCGAGAGATACGTCTGGCGCAGCCCCAGCCGGGGCCCGCCGATCCAGTGGACGGCCCGCACCGGGCTGCCGCGCCTGCGCAACAGCTCGAGAGCGGAGTCCAGTGTCGGATCTCCGGTCGGCCGTGGCATCACCACGGCGATACGATCCCCGTCAGGGGCTATCCGTCCTGCCAGAGCCAGCTCCACTAGCTGTGCTCCGGCCAGGCCGAGGTCGAGCGACTGCGGCTGCGCTGTGGTACCCGTGGCCGGGTCCAGAGCGAGCAGCAGAAGCTCCTCCGGAAGTGTTCTGCGGCTCCTGCCCATCCATGCCTCCCCGCGTGGATGAATGACAGGGTGACCCCTCTCACATTGGTCTGTCGAGAGCGCCTGGGTGCTTCGTATGGGAACCGGCAGGTATGTCGTTCTCGTCTAGCACGGGAGCCAAGCGCTCACACAGGACACTGGTACACGGTTCGGGCAACGCGTTGATTGCAGGAGGCACGGTGGCGGGCGAGTCCCCCGAGAAGTCGGAGCAGCAGAAGTCGCCGGGGGAGACGGCTTCGGACGAACGCGATCCCAGGCTGGCCGTGCGCGGTGACAAGGTGTCGCCGGACGGGGACGCAGAGCGCTTGGTCGACCAGCCGACGGCGGTGTTCAAGGCGGTTCCGAGCGCCGCGGACGGCCCGGAGGACGGTGACCGGAAGGGTGCCTCCTCGGACGGTGCCGCGTCGGAGGAGGCCTCCGCGGAGGGTGCCTCCTCGGAGGACGGTGATCCGGACGACGGTGACCTGAAGGACGCCGGCTCCGGGGAAGCGGTTCCGGCGGGCGGCGGCGCCGACCGTGACGGTGACGCCCGGCTGCGGGACGCCGTGGCGGCGTGGGTGACGAAGGCCGAGGCCCCGGGCGGAAACGACCCTGCTGCCTCCGGTACGGACGCGGAGGCGGACGAGGAGCCCGCTGAAAAGCCCGCCGAGGAGCCCGCCGAGGCGGCCGAGTCCTCCGCCGCCGAGTCGACGCCCGACGCCGACGCCGACGCCGACGCCGAGCCCAGCGACTCCGGCGACAAGGGCGAGCCCGAGAGCGAGAGCGCGCCCGAGAGCGAGTCCGAGAGCGCGGCCGACGAGGAGCGGCAGCCGCCCGTCGACCAGCCGACCGCCGTGTTCAAGGCCGTCCAGCGCAAGCCCGTCGACCAGCCGACGGCCATGCTGAAGGCGGTCACGCCCGCGGCGGGAAGCGCCGCCGGTGCCGCCGCCGAGGAGGAGTCGCCCGCCGAGCGGACGAGCAAGTTCGTACCGCTGCGCGCGGATGACGTGCGCCCCGGCGGGAAGCAGGCCGGGCCCAAGCCGCCGCCGCGCCCCGAGTCCGCCGCCGCGCAGCAGGCCGCCGAGTCCGCGGCCCGTCCTGGGACGGCACCGAAGGCGGCACCGAAGACGACACCGAAGGCCGCGCCGGAGACGCCCGCCTCCCTCACCGAGCCCGAGCGGACCAAGCAGCAGCCCCTGCCGCCCCGGCCGCCGCTCGACATGCTCGCCGAGCTGACGAACACGCCGCCCCCGCCGGAGACCCCGGTGCGGACGGTCGTCCGGCGCATCAAGATCTGGACCCCGCTCGCCCTTCTCCTGGTGATCATCTTTGCGATCGTGCAGTTCGTACGACCGCTGCCCGCGCCCTCCCTCACGATGACGGCGACCCCGTCCTACACGTTCAAGGGCGGCAAGCCGTCCCTGCCGTGGCCGGGCGAGGGACAGGGCTACATGTCGGCGACCGGTCTCGGTCACGTCGACTCGTTCGGCGAGCAGAAGGCCGTGCCCATCGGATCCGTCGCCAAGGCGATGACGGCGTACGTGATCCTCAAGGAGCACCCCCTGAAGAAGGGGACCAAGGGTCCGATGATCGAGATCGACGCGCTGGCCGAGAAGGAGGGCGGCTACGACGCGCAGAACGAGTCGACGCTGAACACCGTCAAGGCCGGCGACAAGATCTCGGAGTACGACGCGCTCGCCGCCATCATGATCCCCTCCGCCAACAACATCGCCCGGCTGCTCGCGCGCTGGGACGCCGGTTCTGAGAAGGCGTTCGTCGAGAAGATGAACGCCACCGCCAAGGAACTCGGCATGAAGAACACCACCTACACCGACCCCTCGGGCCTCAACCACACCACGGTCAGCTCGGCCGAGGACCAGGTGAAGCTGGGCGAGAAGCTGGTGGAGATCCCCGCGCTGGTGGAGATCACCGCGATGCCCTGGTGGACCGACCCGTCGGGCAAGAAGTGGCGCAACTACAACGACCTCGTCCCGTACGACGGCGCGCTGGGCATCAAGACCGGCAGCACCACCAAGGCGGGCGGCAACCTGCTCTTCGCCGCGCACAAGAAGGTCGGGGACACCGACCAGCTGATCGTCGGCGCCGTCCTGGCCCAGTACAAGACGCCCATCCTGGGCAGCGCGATCGCCGCCAGCAAGGAGGCGATGATCGCCACGCAGGAGCTGCTGGAGAGCCAGACGGTCGTCAAGAAGGGCGATGTCGTCGGCCATGTCGACGACGGCCTCGGCGGTACGACCCCGGTGGTCGCGACCAAGGACGTGCAGGTCGTGGGCTGGTCGGGCCTGACGGTCAAGCTGGAGCTGGGCAACGGTGGCCGCGCGCTGCCGCACTCGGCGCCCGCCGGCACGCGGGTCGGCTTCCTGACCGTGGGCGAGGGCGCCAGCCAGGTCCGGGTGCCGGTGGCCCTGCAGAGCGCCCTGGCCGAACCCGGCCTCGGTGACAAGCTCGCACGTATCGGCTGAAACCCCTCTGGGCGCCCCGGATTTCCGGGGCGCCCCCGTGTTAGCGTCCGGACACGTTCAGGCAACGGATGGCGCCGGGACGGCGTCTTCGCAGACAGCACGTGGCAGGGCGTGGGGGACGACGCAGAGGACAGAGAGCCGCAGTGACCACCACTGAGCCGACCAGCGCTGAGCCGACCCGGGAGGAACGCGCCCCGACTTCCCGGGCGCGAATAAGGCCACCGGCAGCGGCGCCCGAGGCGTCCGCGGGACTCGATGCACCCCAGGCGTCCGGGACGCACGGGAGCCCGAGCGCGCCCGTGGTGCCCGCGTCCCCGGGTGACCCGGCCACCCCCGGCGACTCCGAAGCGCCCCGCGAGGCACCCCGCCCAGCGCCCCGCACGGCATCCCGCGGGGGGTTCCTCCGGCACCCGGTCACGCTGGCGACGGGGCTCGCCGCGCTGACCCACATCGTGTGGTTCTTCGCCTTCGCGAACAGTGGCGGTGACCTCGCCGCGCAGGACGCGTGGGCCGAGTTCGTGGGACGGCACCCCGACTCCGCGTACAACCTCGCCTGGTACGGCGGGATGCACCCGGTGTCGTACAGCGTCGTGTCGCCGTACCTGATGTCGCTGCTCGGCGTGCGTACGACGATGATGATCGCCGGTACGGCGTCGGCGGCGCTGACCGCGCTGATCCTGGTGCGGGTGCGGGCCGTGCGCAATCCGCTGGCGTGCTCACTGGCCGGGGTGTTCGCGTTCCTGTGCAACGCGCTGTCCGGCCGCGTCACCTTCGGCCTCGGCATGACGTTCGCGCTGGGCGCGGTCGCGGCGGTGTTCTGCTGGCCGTACCGGTGGCGGACGAAGCGGTGGGCGAAGGCCGCCGTCGCGGCGCCGCTCGCCGGGCTGGCGACCGCCGCGAGCCCGGTCGCGGGGCTCTTCCTCGGGGTCGCGGCGGCGGCGCTGTTCCTCAACAAGCGTCGCCCCGGCGCGTACGCGCTCGGCCTCGCGCCGGTCGCCGTCGTGGCGCTGTCGTCGTGGCTGTTCCCCTTCTCCGGTACGCAGCCGATGTCGTTCGGTTCGACGATGCTGCCGTTCGCGTTCGGGGTCCTCGTCCTCGTCCTCGTGC
Proteins encoded in this window:
- a CDS encoding LLM class F420-dependent oxidoreductase, which produces MRIATTIFLTDRTITPVRLARELEQRGFAGLYLPEHTHIPVERTSPYPAGGDLPPEYGRTLDPFVALGQAAAVTERLGLGTGITLVAQHDPIDLAKQVATLDHLSGGRFTLGVGYGWNREEAADHGVTWSTRRERVRDRMALMRALWAAEPTAYEGATASVRASFAFPKPAGGAPRVLVGGAAGPTRFAHIAEYADGWLPIGGRGLTEALPVLRETWEKAGRDPADLHVVPYAVHPSPGKLAHLADLGVTETVVQLPPAGEAEVLRTLDEYAPYV
- a CDS encoding bifunctional FO biosynthesis protein CofGH; translated protein: MTDDLAGRPTPNAMRRALKRARDGVALDVTEAAVLLRARGADLDDLAASAARVRDAGLAAAGRAGIITYSKSVFVPLTRLCRDTCHYCTFVTVPGKLRRAGHGMYMSPDEVLDVARRGAELGCKEALITLGDKPEDRWPEAREWLDAHGYDDTIAYVRAMAIRILEETGLLPHLNPGVMSWTDFQRLKPVAPSMGMMLETTATRLWSEPGGPHYGSPDKEPAVRLRVLEDAGRSSVPFTSGLLIGIGETYEERAESLFALRRVARAYHGIQELIIQNFRAKPDTAMRGMPDAELDELVATVAVARHIMGPSACLQAPPNLVDGAYARLIGAGIDDWGGVSPVTIDYVNPERPWPAIEALAERSAAAGFELRERLCVYPEFVTRGEPWLDPRLLPHVRALADPATGLANPDAEVRGLPWQEPDEGFTASGRTDLHHTIDTTGRTSDRRDDFDEVYGDWGALREAAAPGMVPQRIDTDVREALAVAADDPTRLTDDQALALLHADGPALDALCRTADDIRRDTVGDDVTYIVTRNINFTNVCYTGCRFCAFAQRRTDADAYTLSLDQVADRAQQAWDVGAVEVCMQGGIHPDLPGTAYFDIARAVKARVPGMHVHAFSPMEVVNGATRTGLSIREWLTAAKEAGLDSIPGTAAEILDDEVRWVLTKGKLPAATWIEVVTTAHELGIRSSSTMMYGHVDQPRHWLGHFRTLARIQQETGGFTEFVTLPFIHTNAPVYLAGIARPGPTTRDNRAVTAMARVLLHPHIRNIQTSWVKLGADGAAEMLRSGANDLGGTLMEETISRMAGSSYGSYKSVRDLVAVAEAAGRPARARTTLYGQVPEERLRAAAASDGHLPELLPVLTD
- a CDS encoding ADP-ribosylglycohydrolase family protein: MGAAGAVWGRAEQQDFRARVRGCLLGAGIGDALGAGVSTLSVEAIRAAHGPDGLADLAPAYGRRGAVTSATQLTLFTVDGLIRAQVRRDTGAWHPPTDVHRAHLRWAATQRDWGPDERRKDNGWLACEEWLYVRRDPAHATLLGLGDEILGTLDKPKNPTARDAGALVRSAPFGLLVGWEPQLVCQLAVECAVQTHGHPTAYLSAGAFAVVVHGLARGESVDGSVQRALAQLATRPGHEPVSEALKHALGAVRQGIPSPARIASLGDTDGEHAEDALAIAVYCALVGEDVRHGLRLAVNHDGPSEATGALTGALLGALHGETALPPAWLAELEGRPTILELADDFAMEMTQGPALHGPATSAPGWLARYPRG
- a CDS encoding SDR family oxidoreductase — translated: MTLRDRTVIVSGVGPGLGHQVAAAVLRDGGNVVLGARTEANLAACAGRIDPEGRRSAHLATDITDEGRCEALAALAVARFGGIDAVVHVAAYDSHFGGLEDADFGAWRDVLDVNLLGTLRMTRACLPALKKRGGSVVLIGTQSAVAAPSEVRQAAYAASKGALTSAMYSLARELGPYRIRVNTVVPGWMWGPPVQGYVRYTAETEGTPESEVLGRLTGRMALPELATDADVADAAVFLASDHARAITGQSLLVNAGELMR
- a CDS encoding DUF397 domain-containing protein; amino-acid sequence: MAIIQGATENWTKSSYSGGNGACVEVKSPVVASIAVRDSKAPAGPSITFVPESWNAFVREVSSGTL
- a CDS encoding helix-turn-helix domain-containing protein, encoding MPSNVNPTVRRRRLGQELRRLRELKGMTAEEVAERLLVSQSKISRLENGRRSISQRDVRDLCGVYEVEDHRIVDSLMQMAKDSRQQGWWHAFGDIPYSVYIGLETDAASLRVYEPQVVPGLLQTRQYAEALITGALPESTPADIDKRVNVRARRQERIRDAETPLRLWAVIDESALRREVGDRQLMIEQLEHLVEQSHLPHVTVQVLPFSMGAHPGISGHYAILEFPDASDSSVVYIEGVTSDLYLEKANDVQRYSVMYEHLRAQALNVEQTRQFIGGVIKSYTDATA
- a CDS encoding GOLPH3/VPS74 family protein; the encoded protein is MGRSRRTLPEELLLLALDPATGTTAQPQSLDLGLAGAQLVELALAGRIAPDGDRIAVVMPRPTGDPTLDSALELLRRRGSPVRAVHWIGGPRLGLRQTYLSHLERCGMVHAVEGQMCGVLPTTRYQATETAISREIRARLDSAIRTGVPPDPRTAALAALAHAVGLGKHLYPGNEGRSSRSRLRDLIRHDPMGGLVAHAVMDVQNGVGAQPRRGSGAGGGGRTAMPMQPQSRSGSMARVVAH